Part of the Tenacibaculum sp. SZ-18 genome, TAGATATAGTGGTGAGTTTATTTTAGCCAAGAATGAAAATATTGAATTAAAGGCTTATGATTTAATCGAATTATGAGCTTTAGTTTTTCTTTATGAAAATAAAGGTTTAAACTGGAAAGTGAACGATGAAAAAATAGAGGATTGTTTAACTTTTATAGAACAAAATCAATAAAAATGGAATTTAAAAAATCACATAAATTATATAATAAAGGATTAGTAAATTTAGTAGGTGCCGTAAATTCTCCAGTAAGAGCATTTGCTTCAGTTGGAGGGAATCCGTTATTTATTGAAAAAGCTAAAGGAAGTAAAATAAAAGATGTTGATGGTAATTCTTATATCGATTTAGTATTGTCTTACGGACCAATGATTTTAGGTCACCGTCACAAGAAAGTTCAAAAAGCCATTACAAAAGCATTAAAAAATGGATATTCCTTTGGAGCTTCTACTGCAAATGAAATTAAATTAGCGAAAATCGTTTGTGATGCATTTCCTGGAATGGATAAAGTACGTTTTGTAAACTCTGGAACCGAGGCTGTTTTAAGCGGTATTCGATTGGCAAGAGCTTATACAGGAAAGGATAAAATTATAAAGTTCTCTGGTTGCTACCACGGTCATCAAGATTCGTTGTTAGTGGCTGCTGGATCTGGTTTAGCGACATTAAGTTTACCGGGAAGTAAAGGAGTTCCTGAAGGAGCAGTAAAAAACACTTTGATCGCAAATTACAATGATTTAGATAGTGTAAAGGCCCATTTTGAGAATCACGATGATATTGCTGGTGTTATTCTTGAGCCTATTGCTGGTAATATGGGAGTTGTTGTTCCACAAGATGGATTTTTAACAGAGTTAAAAGCTTATTTAGAATCGAAAGGGGCTCTTTTAATTGTAGATGAAGTAATGACAGGTTTCCGTTCTAAATTTGGTGGTGCTCAAGAGTTATTGGGAGTTGAGGCAGATATTACTTGTCTCGGTAAGGTAATTGGAGGAGGTTTTCCTGTAGGAGCTTACGGAGCTCGGAATGAGATAATGGAGAATGTAGCACCATTAGGGGGAATGTATCAGGCAGGAACATTAAGTGGTAATCCTATTGCTATGGCTGCTGGTATTTCAACCTTAACAGAATTAAAGAAACAGAATCCCTATAAATTCTTTAATAAAATTGCTGCTGAGTTAGAAGAGAGTCTTTTAGCATCTGCGAAAAAATATGGAGTTGAACTTTCAGTAAATAGATTCGGTTCAATGATTAATCCGTTTTTTACAAGTAAACACGTAACGAATTTTGAAGATGCGCAATCTTCCGATACTAAAAAGTTTGGAGTGTTTTTCTGGGAGATGATTAAAAATGGAGTTTTCTTACCTCCATCGCAATTTGAAGCTTGGTTTTTATCAAGTGCAATAAGTTCGAAAGATTTAGAAAAATCTAAGAGGGCTATTGATAAGTCATTGAGAGCCGTTTCTGAAATATAATTTTAGTATATGAAGTTTATAATTTCCTTAATTTTTAGTTTAATAATATTGTCTTGCTCAAACAAATCAATGAGTCAATCTAGTCAAATTAATTTTATTGATTTATATCAAGGTTCTTTGCACGGGGCGGGAGAAGAAGGCTTAGCAGAAGGAACATTAGTAATTAAGTCTGCTACAGATTGGGAATCATTTCTGAATAAGATAAATAGTGTAAATAATATATCAGGACAGTTCAATTCAATAATTGATTTTTCAAAAAATTATGTTATAGTTGCTGTCGATAGTGTAAGGAGTACTAGTGGTTTTTCGATTAAGCTAACTAAGGCCCAAGATGAGAAAGATAAACTAATCATAAATGTTACTAATAAAGGTCCTAAACCAACAGATATGGTTGCAATGGCACTAATGCAACCAATAGACATAATAGTAATTAATAAAACAAACAAAAAGATAATTTTTGTAACTAAATAACATGATAAAGAACGATTTATTCCTAAGAGCCTTAAAAGGAGAAACGGTTGATAGACCACCAGTGTGGATGATGAGACAAGCAGGAAGATACTTGCCTGAGTTTATGGAAATAAGAGAAAAATATGATTTCTTTACACGTTGCCGTACTCCTGAATTAGCTTCAGAAATTACAGTTCAACCAATTCGTAGATACGGAATGGATGCAGCAATTTTATTCTCAGATATTTTAGTTGTACCTCAGGCTATGAATGTTGAGGTTGAGATGAAGCCAAATTTTGGTCCTTATTTACCAAATCCAATTCGCGATAAAAAGTCTTTAGATAAAGTCATAAATCCCGATGTTAATGAGGAATTAGGTTATGTAATGGACGCCATTAAGGTAACAAAAGAAAAATTGAATAATGACATACCTTTAATTGGATTTGCTGGTTCTCCATGGACAATTTTATGTTATATGGTGCAAGGTCAAGGTTCTAAAAACTTTGATAAAGCTAAGGAGTTTTGTTTTACTCAACCAGTTTTGGCGCATCAATTGTTAATGAAGATTACAGATACTACAATTGCTTATTTAAAAGCAAAGGTTAAAGCAGGTGTAAATGCTGTCCAAATTTTCGATTCTTGGGGAGGAATGCTATCACCAACAGATTATCAAGAGTTTTCTTGGCAATACATCAATAGAATAATTGAAGCATTAAAAGATGATGCACCAGTAATAGCTTTTGGTAAAGGATGTTGGTTTGCTTTACAAGAAATGGCTAAATCGAATGCATCAGCTTTAGGAGTTGACTGGACTTGCTCTCCAAGGAATGCAAGATATTTAACAGGTGGAAATGTAACGTTACAAGGTAATTTTGACCCATCACGACTACTTTCTCCACCAACTGAAATCAAAAAAATGGTCATTGAAATGATCAACAATTTTGGAAAGGACAAATATATTGTTAACTTAGGGCACGGCATTTTGCCTAATATACCAGTTGAAAACGCAAAAGCATTTATCGATGCTGTTAAAGAGTACAAAGTTGAATAAATAAAAATATTATAATAATTCCCATGAAAAGATTATTGTCATTTCTGTTAATTATTCTTGTGACAAGTGTATTTGCACAAAAAAAATACTATAACCAAGCAGTTAATAGCTGTGCGGGTAAATCATCCGATGAATTAATTGACAAATGTATCAAAGATAGCTATCTATTAAATTATGATTTTACGACTGATGAAAGTAAAGTAATAAGTACTAAAGATATTAAGAGACCAATTGTAATCCTTGCTGCTGCTGGTTGGTCAGCTCCTTGTATTGGGCAAATCCCAGCGTTAAATGAAATTGTAGATATTTATCATAATGACATACAGTTTATCATGATTTTTTGGGATAAGAAAGGTAAAATTGAAAGATTTAAGAGCAAAGTAGACTCAAGAGTTCTTTTAGTTCCAGCAGGAGATTCTGATAAAGTAGAGAAAGGTAATTTAGATATTAGTGGATTTGTTCATAAATTAGATTATCCTACAGCCTATTTAATTGATAAAACTAAAAAATTTGTCGATGTTAAAAGAGGTGCAGTTATTCCTTCTAAAACAGTAACTCGGGAAGAAGCTAATGAAACAAATGCTTCTGATTTGGAGGCTTTTATCCAACAAGTATTGAAATAAGATAAATTTTTATAAAATATTTAAACCTCTTTCTTAACTTTGAAGGAGGTTTTTTATTTTCAAAGCTATGATACCGTCAACTATTAATGCAGTAAAAGCATATTTCGATTCATTTGAAATTATTAATAAATTAAAGTTATGGAAGTACTTTCTTATTCCGGTAATAATTAGTGCGGCTACTGCCTTGATTATAGCATCAATCACATATTTTTTGGCTGATGATTTAGGGTATTATATCGCTAAATTATGGCCTTGGGAATTTGGTAAAGAAACATTTACAGCTATTGGAAACTTTTTAAGTGGTGTTGCAATTGTTACAATTGGTTTTATTTTATATAAGCATATTGTATTAGCCTTGTCGTCTCCTTTTATGGGGCCAGTATCCCAAAAAATTGAAAGTCATTTTTATGGAAACCGACATATGCATAAAAAAACTTCATTCCAAGAATCTTTGGCAAGAGGAATTCGAATAAGTACAAGAAATATAATCAGAGAATTACTTTTAACGTTAGTAATCTTAATTTTGGGATTAATACCATTAATCGGAATTTTCTCTTCTGTTTTGTTAATACTTGTCCAAGCTTATTATGCAGGATTTGGTAATATGGATTATACATTGGAAAGACATTATAGTTATAAAGACAGTGTAACTTTTGTTAAAAGGCATAGAGGAACAGCTATTGGAAATGGTTTGATTTTCATTCTTTTTTTATTAATTCCAGTTATTGGTGTAGTTTTAGTGCTGCCTTTTTCAGTTACAGCAGCAACTACAGAAACAATGAAAAAAATTCACTAGAAAGCACCATTATATTTATTTTTGTTGAACAATAGAAATAGAATGAAAGACCAATTTTACGCATATATCCAACAATTACAAGAGACTATAACTAGCAAGTTAGAGAAGATAGATGGAAAAGCTACTTTTCAAGAAGATTTATGGGAAAGACCAGAAGGTGGAGGAGGAAGAACTCGTGTTATTGAAAATGGTGAAGTATTTCAAAAAGGAGGCGTAAATATTTCTGCTGTACATGGTGAATTACCAGAAGTACTTAGAAAACAGTTTAAGGTTGAAACAGGAAACTTTTTTGCTTGTGGTTTAAGTTTAGTATTGCATCCAGTAAATCCGTTTGTGCCTACAGTTCATGCGAATTGGCGTTATTTTGAAATGTATAACGAAAAAGGAGAAATCGTTACACAATGGTTTGGTGGAGGTCAAGATTTGACTCCGTATTATCTTTTCGATGAAGATGCAGTACATTTTCACACGATTTGTAAGAATGCATGTGATAAGCATCATGAAGATTTTTATCCAAAGTTTAAAGAGACTTGTGATAATTATTTCTGGAATTCTCATCGGAATGAGGCTAGAGGAGTAGGAGGTTTATTCTTCGATTATTTAAAGGAAACTGATGAATTTTCAATGCAAGATCGTTACGATTTTGTAACGGAAGTTGGAAATAGTTTTTTGAATAGTTATGTTCCTATTGTAGAAAAAAGAAAGGATACTCGTTATGCTAAGGAACATAAAGATTGGCAAGAAGTAAGAAGAGGTAGATATGTTGAATTTAATTTAGTACACGACAGAGGAACATTGTTCGGTTTGAAAACAAATGGTAGAATTGAGAGTATTTTAATGAGTTTGCCACCAACTGTTCAATGGAAATATAACCATGTTCCCGAAAAAGGAACAGAAGAGTTTAAGTTAATAAAAGTTTTAGCGAATCCTAAAAAATGGGTATAAGTATTACATTATCTCCATATAACACTCTTTTTTATAATTATTTTATCTCGGTTTCTCATTCTTTGTAGTCTAGCTTTGAGCAGATGTTTTCTGCCATCTAATGTTCTTGTATAAACAATATTGGCCATTCCAAATCGCTTTTTCCAGTTATCTAAGTAAATATTAGCTTGTTTTTTGTTAGAAGCAAAAAGTTCCGGAATGGCACTATATTTATGTTTTTTGAAATTATTGGAGATCCAATATTTTTTGTCTTGTCGTAATAGATACTTAGGATTATCAATTGGTTGTAAAATTTCATCCAGGATATTTATAAAAGTTTTACTTTCAAATCTACTTGCACCATAAATAGTTATTCCAACTTCACCTTTCCCTTTTAAACGAGTTTTTAACTGAAGATTTCTCTTTGAAGTTGTTATTATTTCTAAGTCTATTAAAGTGTCTATAACTGCTTTAGCTATTTTGTGGATTCTTGTATCATACAAGCCATACTTTACATAACTTTTTGTGTTTTTGTAAATACTAAAGAAAAACCAAACAAATAAGCTGGCAAGAGATAAGTATAAAATTTTAGTTATCTGTGGATCTTCTATAATGAAAAGGAGAAAAAAATATATTACAAACATCCCAATTACCATCGAAGTTTCTCTAAAGCTATAAAGTAAAGCATTTAAATAATCTAGTTTTGTTAATTTCGTAGCTTTCTTTTTTGGACTAATTAAAGATATTTCATCATGAATTTTTCTTCCATTAAATATTGATTTAGACCACTTTACGGCAATGTTTTCTCTTCTTTCAGATTGAAGCGTTGTCGTTAGATTTAGACTTTCTACATCATTAATAAAAATTTTTTCTGGTAGATTTAATCTTGATAATCCATTCTGAATAAGCACATCCGAATCATTAGAAACTCCTAAAAAAGAATTAAATCTTCGCGATAATAATTTGAGATCTTTCCCTCCGGTGTCATCTGTAGGATCAATACAAGCTAAATGCCAAATTAAACCAACTTTATTCGGGTTTTTAGGGTTCATACGAATAGCTCGCCCACGCATTTGATTCGAGGTTACAAATGAACCAACGAAAGAAGCTAAAACTAAGCTGTTAATCGAAGGAGCATCCCAACCTTCACCTAATAGGGATTTTGTTCCAATAAGTACTTTTATATATCCTAATTCAAATAGCTTTGTGATAACTTCCACAATATTTTTTGAAGAGGAGGATGTACCATTTACAAGTACGTAGTTATTATCTATTTCTAAATAAGAAAATTTGTAGTTGTCAAGAGAATCTATTTCTTCAATTTTTGAAATTAAAGTTTGATGTATAATGACAATGGATCCCGATAAAACGGCTAATGCTTTCGGGAAAAAAACTTGATTTTTTAGTTGAAGAAAAATAGGAATTACTCCGATTTTATCAATAATATCAATTTTATTTTCCGAAGTATTTAAATATTCCTTACGTATATAATCAGTTAAAATTACACATCTCAATTCTTCTTGTAAATTCTTTTGTTCTTGTCGAACAATATCTTTAATACTTTTTAATTTACTCGGACTATTACTTAAAGATTTATATATGAGTTCATTGCCATTTAAATCAACTTTATTTCTGCTAAATGCTGAAAGCTCTCTTAATTTTTTTTCAAGCGAATTTATATATGATTCTCTTTCTTCTAAATTTTCCCTATCTGTTACTAAAATTCCATGTAATAATATTTGAATCCATTCATATGAAGCTTCAGGAAATTTTGTTTCATCATTTTTATCAAATCCTAGAAGTTCTAATTTATCATTCGAAATTTCATGTTGTAACGCATTTAAAAAGATTAGGATGGATGAGAAAAAGTCTGGATTTTTGTAAATTTCCTCAAGATGTCTTTGCGGGTGAATATAAAAGCGATGATTTTCAATAAGCTTAAGAAAGTCCTTTTCATGGAATAAAGAGTACACGAATTCCTTGATTTTTTCTTTAAAGTTTGCAAGGTAAATTGATTCCTCTAATTCAGGTTTGGAAAGATAGACTAAGTCTTGGTGTGGGGCAAGATTCTTTTCTTTTACCAAATCTGGAATTACAATTTCATCGTCAATTTCTCCGCATAGTTTAAAGTACTTTATAATTTCCAATTTATCACTATCATACGGCGGAGTTGCTGTTAACGCTACAACAGTTTGTAAATGTTGTTCTTTTAAGTTAAATAAACATTTCCACCAGGCATTTTTTAAATGATGTGCTTCATCCAATAACAATACTTCTATCTCATGTCTTTTGAAAAAAGTATAATAGTCTTCTTCATTATCAAATGTCTTATAAAACGTATGCAGAGCCTGGTAAGTTGAAAAGGTAATATCAGAAGGCTCTTTTAGATTAAAAGATAAATTATTGAATTTTTGATTGTCCGCAAAAAATGTCTGCAAACGATTTTCCCATTGATTTCGAATGGTTAAAGTTGGTGCTAAAACCAGGGTTTTTTTATGGAGTCTTTTTATAATTTCAATTCCTAATATCGTCTTTCCTGAACCGGGTGGAGCGACAATATGAAAATGATTATCTTCAATATGATCATCAAAGTTTTCTAATACAGTTGCTTGATAAGGTCTCCATTGTAAGGTAAAACATAAATCTTCGAATAACATAGCAGTTGAGTATCTTTAAAACAGAGCTTTATAGTTTGTTTTTAATGGAGTTAAAAATCAGATTTACTGTTTCTTCTAAGGAGCTATCTTCCTTTATTTCTAAAAATGGATGCTCAGGCGTTTCATAAGGAGCATTAATTCCTGTCATATTTAAAATCTCTCCTTTTCGAGCTTTTTCATATAAACCTTTTACATCTCTTTTGATACAGGTTTCTATACTGGTGTTCATAAAGATTTCTAAATAATTCTCTTTTCCAATAATATCCTGAATCATGCTTCTACTTTCTTTATATGGAGCTATAAAGGCCGATAGAACAATATAACCAGTATCTAAAAATAATGAGGCTATTTCAGCCATTCTTCTTAAATTTTCTTTTCTATCCTCTGGAGAAAATGACAAATCTTTGTTAATTCCTTTTCTTAATACATCTCCATCTAAGAGATATGTTGCTTTATTATTTGCTGTAAGTTTTCTTTTTAATGCATTTGCTACTGTAGATTTACCTGCGCCAGATAATCCAGTAAACAATAAGAAAAATTTTCGAGTAGTATTTTTATCTTCCAAGTTATCTTCTTCGTTTAGTCAAATATATTAAAATCAATAATTACTAAATAAGTATATGATTGAATAAAGAATTCTATAAATTTTAAGTTAATACTAGGTTAATGGAAACAATGATTTCTGTAAATTGGAAAACTCCAATTATTTTTGAACGATGTCGAAAAAAATTATTCTTCTTATTGTAGCATCCGTCATCGGATTATTGGCATTATCATATATTCAAGCCAGACTAATAAAAAACACCTATTCTTTAAGAAAGGAGGCTTTTACAGACAAGGCGAGTAGTCAGGTAAGTAAAATTGGTAGTTATGGTTCTCCTATAGATTCTATTTTTGATGCAATTTCAGATACATTTGTTAAGGATCTTGATAAGTATAATTTAGGAAAAGTTACAAGTGAACAATTGTTAATTCGTTTAAAAACAATATCAGATTCCTTAAATCCAAAATTTATTAAAGAATATGAGAAAGAAGTCAATTTTGATAAATTGGGGTACAATTTAAAATATCATCGTCAGCTTAAAAATTTAGTAATGTTAGATAGTTTAAAAACTGATACGATATTCGAAAGGAAAAAGAAAGAGAAAGGATTGAAATTAATTGGTTACGATTTTCAGAGTAATTCCGATTTACATCTAGGAACTTCAACATGGGAAACTAACAGAACATTTGAGGAGGTGAATAATGGGAAATCTGAAAAAGTAAATTATCATATAATTTTCGAAACTTCAAACTACATGAATATTAATGATTGGGAGAAAATCGTTTTAATGGAAATGAGAAGTCTACTAATTTTCTCATTTTGTATTTTCTTATTTGTCATTGGATTGTTTTATTATTCTATCAAAAACTTAATAACACAAAAGAATATAGCTGATATTAAAACAGATTTTGTGAATAATATTACACATGAATTAAAAACACCTTTATCAACATTATCTTTAGCTACAAAAATTCTGAAACAACAGGAAGGAATGTCAGCAGATACAGAAAACACTATTCGAACCATAGATAGACAAAATGTAAGATTGCAAAACTTAATTGATCAAGTTTTAAATAATAGCATTGGCTATCAAGATTTGGTATTGAATAAAAAGCAAACAAATAGTGCTGAATTTTTAAACGGAATTTTAAACGATTTTGATATTACCCACGAAGAGAATATTAGATTAAATAGAAAATTATCAAATACATCAAGCTTTCTAAATATTGATGAGTTTTATGCCGCAACAGCTATTGTTAATATTCTTGAGAATGCAGTGAAGTATGGAGCATCAAAAATTCTTGTATCTGAAAATATAGATACTAATAAGTGGATTTTAGTTATTGAAGATGACGGTATTGGAATCGATAAAAAAAATCTAAAATTATTATTTAATAAGTTTTTTCGTGCAGAAAATCAAAATGTTCATAATGTGAAAGGATTAGGTCTTGGTTTATATTATACGCATCAAGTCATAATGGCTCATAAGGGAACTATTAAAGTAGAAAGTGAAAAAGGAATTGGAACTAAATTTACAATTGAATTACCTTTAAAGAATTAAAAGTCATGGAAAAGTATCAGATTTTACTAGCAGAAGATGATCCGGATTTTGGTAATTTATTACAGCAATATCTGCAAATGTCGGGTTATACAGTTACTTGGGTAAAAGATGGAGTAGAAGCTTTAGAGTTATTTACTCGCTCAACATTCGATGTTTGTGTTTTAGATGTTATGATGCCTAAAAAAGATGGATTTACATTGGCGGAAGATATTATAAACATAAGCCCAGAAGTACCTTTTGTTTTTCTAACCGCAAGAAAGTTGAAAGAAGATAAAATTAAAGGATTAAAACTTGGTGCTGATGATTATATCGTAAAACCGTTTGATGCTGATGAACTAGTTCTAAGATTAAAAAATATAATTAAAAGATCTACAAATTCGGTAAAGTCAATTATCAAAGAAGAAAGTATAGAAATAGGAGCTTATACTTTTAATCAAAGGAGATTAGAACTTTTATATAAAGAAGAAAATCAGCAATTAACAGAAAAGGAAGCCAACTTGATCAAATTCTTGGTTGAACACAAAAATCAAATGCTAAAAAGAGAAGAGATACTAAAAGAAGTTTGGGGAAATGAAGATTATTTTTCTGGTAGAAGTATGGATGTTTTTATAAGTAGACTTCGTAAATACTTTAAAAAGGATTCTAATATTTCCATTGAAAGTTCAAGAGGAATAGGATTAGAATTTAAGATTAAAAAATAACGAATGTTAATAGCCTTTCGTTAACAGTTAATACAGGGTTAACAAGCTGCAAAAGCTATATTTAAATAAATGTTCGAAGTAATTTTGAGGTATAAATTTAAAAAATCTATATCATGAAATTAATTAAAACAACATTCGTATTTTTCTTTATTACATTAACTGCATGCGCGCAAACTCCAGGTATTCCAACGCCACCAACACCCCCAAATACTATTGGTTCTTCACACACAGAAGTTGTAACCTCATCTTCTTCATCTTCATCTTCTTCACGAAATAGTAGTT contains:
- the hemL gene encoding glutamate-1-semialdehyde 2,1-aminomutase, which codes for MEFKKSHKLYNKGLVNLVGAVNSPVRAFASVGGNPLFIEKAKGSKIKDVDGNSYIDLVLSYGPMILGHRHKKVQKAITKALKNGYSFGASTANEIKLAKIVCDAFPGMDKVRFVNSGTEAVLSGIRLARAYTGKDKIIKFSGCYHGHQDSLLVAAGSGLATLSLPGSKGVPEGAVKNTLIANYNDLDSVKAHFENHDDIAGVILEPIAGNMGVVVPQDGFLTELKAYLESKGALLIVDEVMTGFRSKFGGAQELLGVEADITCLGKVIGGGFPVGAYGARNEIMENVAPLGGMYQAGTLSGNPIAMAAGISTLTELKKQNPYKFFNKIAAELEESLLASAKKYGVELSVNRFGSMINPFFTSKHVTNFEDAQSSDTKKFGVFFWEMIKNGVFLPPSQFEAWFLSSAISSKDLEKSKRAIDKSLRAVSEI
- a CDS encoding protease complex subunit PrcB family protein; this translates as MSQSSQINFIDLYQGSLHGAGEEGLAEGTLVIKSATDWESFLNKINSVNNISGQFNSIIDFSKNYVIVAVDSVRSTSGFSIKLTKAQDEKDKLIINVTNKGPKPTDMVAMALMQPIDIIVINKTNKKIIFVTK
- the hemE gene encoding uroporphyrinogen decarboxylase, which gives rise to MIKNDLFLRALKGETVDRPPVWMMRQAGRYLPEFMEIREKYDFFTRCRTPELASEITVQPIRRYGMDAAILFSDILVVPQAMNVEVEMKPNFGPYLPNPIRDKKSLDKVINPDVNEELGYVMDAIKVTKEKLNNDIPLIGFAGSPWTILCYMVQGQGSKNFDKAKEFCFTQPVLAHQLLMKITDTTIAYLKAKVKAGVNAVQIFDSWGGMLSPTDYQEFSWQYINRIIEALKDDAPVIAFGKGCWFALQEMAKSNASALGVDWTCSPRNARYLTGGNVTLQGNFDPSRLLSPPTEIKKMVIEMINNFGKDKYIVNLGHGILPNIPVENAKAFIDAVKEYKVE
- a CDS encoding TlpA family protein disulfide reductase produces the protein MKRLLSFLLIILVTSVFAQKKYYNQAVNSCAGKSSDELIDKCIKDSYLLNYDFTTDESKVISTKDIKRPIVILAAAGWSAPCIGQIPALNEIVDIYHNDIQFIMIFWDKKGKIERFKSKVDSRVLLVPAGDSDKVEKGNLDISGFVHKLDYPTAYLIDKTKKFVDVKRGAVIPSKTVTREEANETNASDLEAFIQQVLK
- a CDS encoding EI24 domain-containing protein, with the protein product MIPSTINAVKAYFDSFEIINKLKLWKYFLIPVIISAATALIIASITYFLADDLGYYIAKLWPWEFGKETFTAIGNFLSGVAIVTIGFILYKHIVLALSSPFMGPVSQKIESHFYGNRHMHKKTSFQESLARGIRISTRNIIRELLLTLVILILGLIPLIGIFSSVLLILVQAYYAGFGNMDYTLERHYSYKDSVTFVKRHRGTAIGNGLIFILFLLIPVIGVVLVLPFSVTAATTETMKKIH
- the hemF gene encoding oxygen-dependent coproporphyrinogen oxidase, giving the protein MKDQFYAYIQQLQETITSKLEKIDGKATFQEDLWERPEGGGGRTRVIENGEVFQKGGVNISAVHGELPEVLRKQFKVETGNFFACGLSLVLHPVNPFVPTVHANWRYFEMYNEKGEIVTQWFGGGQDLTPYYLFDEDAVHFHTICKNACDKHHEDFYPKFKETCDNYFWNSHRNEARGVGGLFFDYLKETDEFSMQDRYDFVTEVGNSFLNSYVPIVEKRKDTRYAKEHKDWQEVRRGRYVEFNLVHDRGTLFGLKTNGRIESILMSLPPTVQWKYNHVPEKGTEEFKLIKVLANPKKWV
- a CDS encoding DEAD/DEAH box helicase family protein, which gives rise to MLFEDLCFTLQWRPYQATVLENFDDHIEDNHFHIVAPPGSGKTILGIEIIKRLHKKTLVLAPTLTIRNQWENRLQTFFADNQKFNNLSFNLKEPSDITFSTYQALHTFYKTFDNEEDYYTFFKRHEIEVLLLDEAHHLKNAWWKCLFNLKEQHLQTVVALTATPPYDSDKLEIIKYFKLCGEIDDEIVIPDLVKEKNLAPHQDLVYLSKPELEESIYLANFKEKIKEFVYSLFHEKDFLKLIENHRFYIHPQRHLEEIYKNPDFFSSILIFLNALQHEISNDKLELLGFDKNDETKFPEASYEWIQILLHGILVTDRENLEERESYINSLEKKLRELSAFSRNKVDLNGNELIYKSLSNSPSKLKSIKDIVRQEQKNLQEELRCVILTDYIRKEYLNTSENKIDIIDKIGVIPIFLQLKNQVFFPKALAVLSGSIVIIHQTLISKIEEIDSLDNYKFSYLEIDNNYVLVNGTSSSSKNIVEVITKLFELGYIKVLIGTKSLLGEGWDAPSINSLVLASFVGSFVTSNQMRGRAIRMNPKNPNKVGLIWHLACIDPTDDTGGKDLKLLSRRFNSFLGVSNDSDVLIQNGLSRLNLPEKIFINDVESLNLTTTLQSERRENIAVKWSKSIFNGRKIHDEISLISPKKKATKLTKLDYLNALLYSFRETSMVIGMFVIYFFLLFIIEDPQITKILYLSLASLFVWFFFSIYKNTKSYVKYGLYDTRIHKIAKAVIDTLIDLEIITTSKRNLQLKTRLKGKGEVGITIYGASRFESKTFINILDEILQPIDNPKYLLRQDKKYWISNNFKKHKYSAIPELFASNKKQANIYLDNWKKRFGMANIVYTRTLDGRKHLLKARLQRMRNRDKIIIKKSVIWR
- the cysC gene encoding adenylyl-sulfate kinase yields the protein MEDKNTTRKFFLLFTGLSGAGKSTVANALKRKLTANNKATYLLDGDVLRKGINKDLSFSPEDRKENLRRMAEIASLFLDTGYIVLSAFIAPYKESRSMIQDIIGKENYLEIFMNTSIETCIKRDVKGLYEKARKGEILNMTGINAPYETPEHPFLEIKEDSSLEETVNLIFNSIKNKL
- a CDS encoding sensor histidine kinase, producing MSKKIILLIVASVIGLLALSYIQARLIKNTYSLRKEAFTDKASSQVSKIGSYGSPIDSIFDAISDTFVKDLDKYNLGKVTSEQLLIRLKTISDSLNPKFIKEYEKEVNFDKLGYNLKYHRQLKNLVMLDSLKTDTIFERKKKEKGLKLIGYDFQSNSDLHLGTSTWETNRTFEEVNNGKSEKVNYHIIFETSNYMNINDWEKIVLMEMRSLLIFSFCIFLFVIGLFYYSIKNLITQKNIADIKTDFVNNITHELKTPLSTLSLATKILKQQEGMSADTENTIRTIDRQNVRLQNLIDQVLNNSIGYQDLVLNKKQTNSAEFLNGILNDFDITHEENIRLNRKLSNTSSFLNIDEFYAATAIVNILENAVKYGASKILVSENIDTNKWILVIEDDGIGIDKKNLKLLFNKFFRAENQNVHNVKGLGLGLYYTHQVIMAHKGTIKVESEKGIGTKFTIELPLKN
- a CDS encoding response regulator transcription factor, with translation MEKYQILLAEDDPDFGNLLQQYLQMSGYTVTWVKDGVEALELFTRSTFDVCVLDVMMPKKDGFTLAEDIINISPEVPFVFLTARKLKEDKIKGLKLGADDYIVKPFDADELVLRLKNIIKRSTNSVKSIIKEESIEIGAYTFNQRRLELLYKEENQQLTEKEANLIKFLVEHKNQMLKREEILKEVWGNEDYFSGRSMDVFISRLRKYFKKDSNISIESSRGIGLEFKIKK